Proteins found in one Desulfovibrio sp. genomic segment:
- a CDS encoding 4Fe-4S binding protein — MAGFLKVLFRNLLEGPSTDPFPLGETFTPERLRGKAVVDPDLCMGCGICRHSCAAGAINISPLPDRKGFTITIWQNSCCLCASCRHYCPTGAMSITTDWHTAHPESEKFNRIEQQTVRYEPCAGCGELMRPLPKKLAEKLYAYNDEIDRDLTRRLCPKCRQLEDAKRNACVLPAASGEAATTSVTSAAPTKD, encoded by the coding sequence ATGGCGGGCTTTCTGAAAGTTCTGTTCCGCAATTTGCTGGAAGGTCCAAGTACCGACCCCTTCCCCTTGGGCGAAACCTTCACCCCCGAAAGGCTGCGCGGCAAGGCTGTTGTGGATCCCGACCTGTGCATGGGCTGCGGCATCTGCCGTCACTCGTGCGCGGCAGGGGCCATCAACATCTCGCCGCTGCCCGACCGCAAGGGTTTTACCATCACCATATGGCAAAACTCCTGCTGCCTGTGCGCCTCGTGCCGCCATTACTGCCCCACCGGGGCCATGAGCATCACGACCGACTGGCACACCGCGCATCCTGAATCGGAAAAATTCAACCGCATCGAACAGCAGACCGTTCGCTACGAGCCCTGCGCCGGTTGCGGCGAGCTTATGCGGCCCCTGCCCAAAAAGCTGGCCGAAAAGCTCTATGCCTATAATGATGAAATCGACAGGGATCTGACGCGCAGGCTCTGCCCCAAATGCCGCCAGCTTGAGGACGCCAAGCGCAATGCATGCGTACTGCCCGCCGCCAGCGGCGAGGCAGCGACGACCAGCGTCACTTCTGCCGCTCCCACCAAGGATTAG
- the nuoB gene encoding NADH-quinone oxidoreductase subunit NuoB, with amino-acid sequence MLKKLSVRSPWLFRINAGSCNGCDVELATTACIPRYDVERLGCRYCGSPRHADIVLVTGPLTTRVRDRVLKVWNEIPEPKVTVAVGICPISGGVFREGYSIEGPLDRYIPVDVNVPGCPPRPQAILEAVVLARSIWLKKLGVEE; translated from the coding sequence ATGCTTAAAAAACTCTCCGTGCGGTCGCCGTGGCTTTTCCGCATCAACGCAGGCTCGTGCAACGGTTGCGACGTGGAACTGGCTACCACTGCCTGTATTCCGCGCTATGACGTGGAACGCCTGGGTTGCCGCTATTGCGGCAGCCCCCGCCATGCCGACATTGTGCTTGTAACAGGCCCTCTGACCACCAGGGTGCGTGACCGCGTGCTTAAAGTGTGGAACGAAATTCCCGAACCCAAGGTCACTGTGGCGGTGGGCATCTGCCCCATCTCGGGTGGCGTGTTCCGCGAAGGCTATTCCATTGAAGGCCCGCTTGACCGCTACATCCCGGTAGACGTCAACGTGCCCGGTTGCCCGCCTCGCCCGCAGGCCATTCTTGAGGCTGTGGTGCTGGCGCGTTCCATCTGGCTGAAAAAACTGGGCGTGGAGGAGTGA
- a CDS encoding proton-conducting transporter membrane subunit, producing MTESLFSAGGFLVPLLVGMALMLYGAAQSVRQRNNPRSLILWGSLHDAGIFCLGLGASGGINSTGLWLFVLFQAAARLLAWAALSRLTPPALSAPVQLQDLRAAGKRQPWTAACFGLGMLAAVGGSPFLVPEARMFISSGILGSMPGAMAALLCMALATTVLIWLHVEAVRIAVLDTTGEETSASWAAPSGNVFVMLGLAVVVALLGLFRGPITELFASSYNVAVPHSATHPAYWCYYAGAFLTGIAFLVKFDRAPLVGVAFSALALATTIATPAGPTAKLFLVMIAVVGLVVSIYSLSYIHERQGRYWFFLLLTFASLAGIVSAADSATMYGYWELMTFASYFLVVHENNRSAYDAGLKYYVMCAGGALFMLPGLLLLGDPSLSFGLMQGAFVLCLAGFGVKMGLVPLHSWLPDAHPAAPSSVSGPLSGIITKMGVFGIVAVLLMRPMIMGMPGMFGLSWLGTGLVAMGAATLIFGEIMALRQDDIKRMLAYSTLGQIGEIALVLGVGTWLSTTGALWHMLNHAIMKDLLFLGAGALIMRAGSRKLADLRGLGRQMPVTVACMGIGLVSIMGLPPFGAFYSKFLMIQAATAAGHIWLAALILGGSLVGLIYYTRILKTLVFEERPADLPTVTEAPRSMQIGLIILAGICVIMGLAPQLAMNLVVPVASMCFTPNLNDPDVLLAMNVSWPIFVVVPVFGAVLPALFYRDRKKAGWASVGVMLFTALLVILFGRDLDTLSFCFALLVPVLGAVNMAYALGYMEHSHRQWRFYCAFTAMCGGLVGMAASQYMLSFFLFWEIMSSWTLYLAIAHEGDKDSLREAFKYFIFNVFGAGFIFLGLCVVGPFTPFNATLLTGAAPYIPHGAAWLGMALLAAGFLMKAAQLPFRIDWQMHPALAPTPVSGYISSVLLKSAILGLIKLFMLMGGGFMLAGVLGGMEQSIISTVSMWIGGITIIMAAVQALRTNVIKLVFIYSTVSQLGYMVLAVAAGGALGYAGGMLHVINHVFFKDLLFLVCGAVMFATHRETLEDLGGIGRHMPFTLAMFAIAGLSVVGVPPTSGFSSKWLIYHALMEAGQPFLALLSLIGSVLTMAYIAKFLHAAFLGQPSPNLHEVHEAPLIMRVPMGILAAGCVLTGVFPGLALGPINNVLAEYGFMPLNVGLSGVLSGPGAWNATGMFVMMALAFAGGRWFVLRFTRLREIDVHTCGLPVETSTSRMKPSSIFGEILGLMGGNKPAKENR from the coding sequence ATGACGGAATCACTGTTTTCGGCAGGCGGCTTTCTTGTGCCGCTTCTCGTGGGCATGGCCCTTATGCTGTATGGCGCGGCGCAGTCCGTGCGGCAGCGCAACAATCCCCGCAGCCTGATCCTATGGGGCTCGCTGCATGATGCAGGCATTTTCTGCCTGGGTCTTGGAGCAAGCGGCGGCATCAACAGCACAGGCTTGTGGCTTTTTGTGCTGTTCCAGGCAGCCGCGCGGCTGCTGGCCTGGGCCGCCCTTTCACGGCTGACCCCCCCGGCGCTCAGCGCACCGGTGCAGCTGCAGGATTTGCGCGCCGCTGGCAAACGTCAACCCTGGACAGCAGCCTGCTTCGGCCTTGGCATGCTGGCAGCGGTGGGCGGCTCGCCCTTCCTGGTGCCTGAAGCCCGCATGTTCATCAGTTCTGGCATTCTGGGCAGCATGCCCGGCGCCATGGCGGCGCTCTTGTGCATGGCCCTCGCCACCACAGTTCTTATCTGGCTGCATGTGGAAGCGGTACGCATTGCCGTGCTGGACACCACAGGCGAAGAAACCTCGGCTTCATGGGCAGCGCCTTCCGGCAATGTTTTTGTGATGCTGGGCCTCGCGGTAGTTGTGGCGCTGTTGGGCCTGTTCAGAGGCCCCATTACCGAACTGTTCGCTTCTTCCTACAATGTGGCTGTGCCGCATTCGGCAACGCACCCGGCATACTGGTGTTATTACGCCGGTGCGTTCCTGACAGGCATCGCATTCCTGGTAAAGTTCGACCGCGCGCCTCTGGTGGGCGTGGCCTTCTCGGCGCTGGCGCTGGCGACCACCATCGCCACCCCGGCGGGCCCCACGGCCAAACTTTTCCTGGTTATGATCGCCGTTGTGGGTCTGGTCGTCAGTATATACTCGCTGAGCTACATCCACGAACGTCAGGGCCGCTACTGGTTCTTTCTGCTGCTGACATTCGCATCGCTGGCGGGCATCGTCTCCGCTGCCGACTCGGCGACCATGTACGGCTACTGGGAACTCATGACCTTCGCCTCCTACTTTTTGGTGGTGCATGAGAACAACCGCAGCGCCTACGATGCCGGCCTCAAATACTACGTAATGTGCGCGGGCGGCGCGCTGTTCATGCTGCCCGGCCTCCTGCTGCTGGGCGATCCTTCTCTTTCGTTCGGGCTGATGCAGGGCGCGTTTGTGCTCTGTCTGGCAGGCTTTGGCGTGAAGATGGGTCTTGTACCCCTGCATTCCTGGCTGCCTGACGCCCACCCAGCCGCGCCTTCCTCGGTGTCTGGTCCCCTTTCGGGTATCATCACCAAGATGGGCGTGTTCGGCATAGTGGCTGTGCTGCTCATGCGGCCCATGATCATGGGCATGCCCGGCATGTTCGGCCTTTCCTGGTTGGGCACCGGCCTTGTGGCCATGGGCGCGGCAACCCTGATCTTTGGCGAGATCATGGCTCTGCGCCAGGACGACATCAAACGCATGCTGGCCTATTCGACCCTTGGGCAGATTGGTGAAATCGCCCTGGTGCTCGGCGTGGGCACGTGGCTTTCGACCACCGGCGCGTTGTGGCACATGCTCAACCATGCCATCATGAAAGATCTGCTCTTCCTTGGAGCTGGCGCTCTCATCATGCGTGCGGGCAGCCGCAAGCTTGCAGACCTGCGCGGCCTTGGCCGCCAGATGCCCGTGACCGTTGCCTGCATGGGCATCGGCCTTGTGAGCATCATGGGCCTGCCGCCTTTTGGCGCTTTCTACAGCAAGTTTCTGATGATTCAGGCGGCCACCGCCGCCGGGCACATCTGGCTGGCGGCCCTGATTCTGGGCGGCTCGCTGGTGGGCCTGATCTACTACACGCGCATTCTGAAAACCCTTGTGTTCGAAGAACGCCCCGCCGACCTGCCCACCGTGACCGAAGCGCCGCGCAGCATGCAGATCGGCCTGATCATTCTGGCGGGCATTTGCGTTATCATGGGCCTTGCCCCGCAGCTCGCCATGAACCTTGTGGTGCCGGTGGCCTCCATGTGCTTCACGCCCAACCTCAACGACCCCGATGTGCTCCTGGCCATGAATGTGTCCTGGCCCATCTTCGTGGTTGTTCCCGTGTTTGGGGCCGTGCTGCCCGCCCTGTTCTACCGTGACCGCAAAAAGGCCGGATGGGCCAGCGTGGGCGTGATGCTGTTCACCGCGCTGCTGGTCATCCTGTTTGGCCGCGATCTGGATACGCTCTCCTTCTGCTTTGCCCTGCTGGTTCCTGTGCTTGGCGCGGTCAACATGGCCTACGCACTTGGCTACATGGAACACAGCCACCGCCAGTGGCGCTTCTACTGCGCATTTACCGCCATGTGCGGCGGTCTGGTGGGCATGGCAGCCAGCCAGTACATGCTGAGCTTTTTCCTGTTCTGGGAAATAATGAGCTCGTGGACGCTGTATCTGGCCATTGCCCATGAGGGCGACAAGGACTCGCTCCGCGAGGCCTTCAAGTACTTTATCTTCAACGTGTTTGGCGCGGGCTTCATCTTCCTGGGCCTGTGCGTTGTGGGGCCGTTCACGCCTTTCAACGCCACCCTGCTCACGGGTGCCGCACCCTACATTCCCCACGGCGCGGCATGGCTCGGCATGGCCCTGCTGGCCGCCGGCTTCCTGATGAAGGCGGCCCAGCTGCCCTTCCGCATTGACTGGCAGATGCACCCGGCCTTGGCTCCCACGCCTGTTTCCGGCTACATCTCGTCCGTGCTGCTTAAGAGCGCCATTCTTGGCCTCATCAAGCTGTTCATGCTTATGGGCGGCGGCTTTATGCTGGCTGGCGTGCTGGGCGGCATGGAGCAGAGCATCATCAGCACTGTTTCCATGTGGATCGGCGGCATCACCATCATCATGGCTGCCGTGCAGGCCCTGCGCACCAACGTCATCAAGCTTGTGTTCATCTATTCCACTGTGAGCCAGCTTGGCTACATGGTGCTGGCGGTTGCCGCTGGCGGCGCGCTGGGTTACGCGGGCGGCATGCTGCACGTGATCAACCACGTGTTCTTCAAGGATCTGCTGTTCCTTGTGTGCGGCGCAGTCATGTTTGCCACCCACAGGGAAACGCTGGAAGACCTCGGCGGCATTGGCCGCCACATGCCCTTTACCCTTGCCATGTTCGCCATTGCCGGGCTTTCGGTTGTGGGCGTGCCGCCTACCAGCGGGTTCTCGTCCAAATGGCTTATCTACCATGCCCTCATGGAAGCGGGCCAGCCCTTCCTGGCGCTGCTCTCCCTTATCGGCAGCGTGCTGACCATGGCCTACATCGCCAAGTTCCTGCATGCGGCCTTCCTGGGCCAGCCCTCGCCCAACCTGCACGAAGTGCATGAGGCCCCGCTGATCATGCGCGTGCCCATGGGCATTCTGGCTGCCGGTTGCGTGCTCACGGGCGTGTTCCCCGGTCTGGCCCTTGGCCCCATCAACAACGTATTGGCTGAATACGGCTTTATGCCGCTCAATGTGGGCCTGTCCGGCGTGCTTTCCGGCCCCGGCGCATGGAACGCCACAGGCATGTTCGTCATGATGGCCCTTGCATTTGCTGGCGGACGCTGGTTCGTGCTGCGCTTTACCCGCCTGCGCGAAATCGACGTCCACACCTGCGGTCTGCCGGTCGAAACGTCCACCAGCCGCATGAAGCCCTCCAGCATTTTCGGGGAAATCCTCGGCCTTATGGGCGGCAATAAGCCCGCCAAGGAGAACCGCTGA
- a CDS encoding complex I subunit 1 family protein: MSDTLLAILHMCIFPGGAFALLVAMFFKGLDRRVEARLQRRVGPPLIQPWLDIAKLLTKETLIPKTACRSAFLMAPVFGFTGMAVCAAFIPIPGVFNGLFNMGDLLVIFYLLPIPAMAIMLGGSASSSPYGAVGFSREMMLMLAYETPLLMILLSVAMLTGKVLSGGAWGAEFSLLKIVAMQQQVGSFGFNPTMIPALLAYLIFLPGTMGVVPFDIPEAETELIEGPLLEYGGPLLALFQITSALKTFVVLGLGVALFFPGTISDIWLVNLVWFLLKCLGLMLVSLTLVKSATGRFRIDQAFRFYITVPTALALCSLILVWVM, translated from the coding sequence ATGAGCGACACCCTGCTTGCCATACTGCACATGTGCATCTTCCCCGGCGGGGCCTTTGCCCTGCTGGTGGCGATGTTCTTCAAAGGACTTGACCGCCGGGTCGAGGCGCGGCTGCAGCGCCGCGTCGGCCCCCCGCTGATCCAGCCCTGGCTTGACATTGCCAAGCTGCTGACCAAGGAAACCCTTATCCCCAAAACCGCCTGCCGCTCGGCCTTTTTGATGGCCCCGGTGTTCGGTTTCACGGGTATGGCCGTGTGCGCGGCCTTCATACCGATTCCCGGCGTGTTCAACGGCCTGTTCAACATGGGCGACCTGCTGGTGATCTTCTACCTGCTGCCCATCCCGGCCATGGCCATCATGCTGGGCGGCTCGGCCTCCAGTTCGCCTTACGGCGCTGTGGGCTTCTCGCGCGAAATGATGCTGATGCTGGCCTACGAAACGCCGCTGCTCATGATTCTGCTCTCGGTCGCCATGCTTACGGGCAAGGTGCTGAGCGGCGGAGCCTGGGGCGCGGAATTCTCGCTGCTCAAGATTGTCGCCATGCAACAGCAGGTGGGCTCCTTCGGGTTCAACCCGACCATGATCCCCGCCTTGCTGGCCTATCTGATCTTCCTGCCCGGCACCATGGGCGTTGTGCCCTTTGATATCCCCGAGGCGGAAACTGAACTGATTGAAGGCCCACTGCTGGAATACGGCGGCCCCCTGCTGGCCCTGTTCCAGATCACGTCCGCGCTCAAGACCTTTGTAGTTTTGGGCCTGGGGGTTGCGCTTTTCTTCCCCGGCACCATATCTGACATATGGCTGGTGAATCTGGTCTGGTTCCTGCTCAAGTGCCTTGGCCTCATGCTGGTTTCGCTCACGCTGGTCAAGTCGGCCACAGGGCGCTTCCGCATTGACCAGGCCTTCCGTTTCTACATAACTGTGCCCACGGCGCTTGCGCTGTGCAGCCTTATACTGGTCTGGGTGATGTAA